From Rhodovastum atsumiense, a single genomic window includes:
- a CDS encoding GNAT family N-acetyltransferase: MSSTDEWRLRALRTAEAEAVAALIRTAFARQSVATDPPSSALRETAAGVLGFEGGAVAEAADGTLAGAVLWATRAGGLYMGRLAVAPCWRGYGIARALVGAAEAEARQRRLPWLHLSTRLMLVDNRRLFASCGFIETELHAHPGYAQPTFVDMEKQLPGP, encoded by the coding sequence ATGAGTTCGACCGACGAATGGCGCCTGCGCGCCCTGCGGACCGCCGAGGCCGAAGCGGTGGCCGCGCTGATCCGGACGGCCTTCGCCCGCCAGAGCGTTGCCACCGATCCGCCGTCCTCGGCGCTGCGCGAGACCGCGGCGGGCGTGCTCGGCTTCGAGGGCGGCGCGGTCGCCGAAGCCGCCGACGGCACGCTCGCCGGCGCGGTGCTATGGGCGACCCGGGCAGGGGGGCTCTACATGGGCCGGCTCGCGGTGGCGCCGTGCTGGCGTGGTTACGGCATTGCCCGTGCCCTGGTGGGGGCGGCCGAGGCCGAAGCCCGCCAACGCCGGTTGCCCTGGCTGCATCTGTCCACCCGCCTGATGCTGGTCGACAACCGGCGCCTGTTCGCCAGTTGCGGCTTCATCGAGACGGAATTGCATGCCCATCCGGGCTATGCGCAACCGACATTCGTGGACATGGAAAAGCAGTTGCCCGGTCCCTGA
- the argF gene encoding ornithine carbamoyltransferase gives MAPAGGPGEAREAPRNFIDLRDHDTATLRQILDIASGFKATGSSRPLAGRTLAMIFEKPSTRTRVSFEVAMRQLGGEVITLSGKEMQLGRGETIADTARVLSRYVDAIMMRTDAHEKLRELAAYATVPVINGLTADSHPCQLMADVLTFEEHRGPIAGQVVAWCGDGNNVARSFIEAAARFGFTLRLATPDSLQPPAELVAWARAQGATIELTDDPAAAVAGARCVVTDTWVSMSDDPNTSRHNLLAPYRVTSALMAKAATDAIFMHCLPAHRGEEVTEDVIDGPQSVVFDEAENRLHAQKGVLAWVLGAAR, from the coding sequence ATGGCCCCCGCCGGCGGCCCGGGCGAGGCCCGGGAAGCCCCTCGCAACTTCATCGACCTGCGCGACCACGACACCGCGACGCTGCGGCAGATCCTCGACATCGCCAGCGGTTTCAAGGCGACGGGCAGCTCCCGCCCGCTCGCCGGCCGCACCCTGGCGATGATCTTCGAGAAGCCCAGCACGCGCACCCGCGTCAGCTTCGAGGTGGCGATGCGCCAGCTCGGCGGCGAGGTGATCACCCTCAGCGGCAAGGAAATGCAGCTCGGCCGCGGCGAGACCATCGCCGATACCGCCCGCGTGCTGTCGCGCTACGTCGACGCGATCATGATGCGCACCGACGCACACGAGAAACTGCGCGAGCTGGCGGCCTACGCCACCGTGCCGGTGATCAACGGCCTGACCGCGGACTCGCATCCCTGCCAGTTGATGGCCGACGTCCTCACCTTCGAGGAACATCGCGGCCCGATCGCGGGCCAGGTCGTGGCCTGGTGCGGCGACGGCAACAACGTCGCCCGCAGCTTCATCGAGGCGGCGGCCCGCTTCGGCTTCACCCTGCGCCTCGCCACCCCCGACAGCCTGCAGCCCCCCGCCGAACTGGTGGCCTGGGCCCGCGCCCAGGGGGCGACGATCGAACTGACCGACGATCCGGCGGCGGCGGTGGCCGGCGCACGCTGCGTCGTGACCGATACCTGGGTGTCGATGTCGGACGACCCGAATACCAGCCGGCATAACCTGCTGGCGCCGTACCGGGTGACCTCGGCGCTGATGGCAAAGGCGGCGACGGACGCGATCTTCATGCACTGCCTGCCGGCCCACCGCGGCGAGGAAGTGACTGAAGACGTCATCGACGGACCGCAAAGCGTCGTCTTCGACGAGGCGGAAAACCGCCTGCACGCCCAGAAAGGCGTGCTGGCCTGGGTGCTGGGGGCGGCGCGGTAA
- a CDS encoding aspartate aminotransferase family protein, translating into MIPALMPTYNRADLAFERGEGAWLWTADGRRFLDFGSGISTSSLGHGHPHLTAAIAEQARKVMHVSNLYRVPQAETLAQRLVAATFADSVFFCNSGAEANEGMVKMMRRAMHETGRPERYRVLCFEGAFHGRTLAMLAATGKEKYLHGFGPQVDGFDHVPFNNLNAVRDAIGPQTAGILVEPVQGEGGIRTAHLQFLRDLRSTCDEFGLLLGLDEVQCGMGRTGKLFAHQWAGIEPDVISAAKGIAGGFPMGAILAKEHVAKYLTAGSHGTTFGGNPLACAAANAVLDVMLAPGFLDEVTRKGQVLWDALSAVVREEPEVFEEVRGAGLIQGLKCVVPAGEVQAAFMAEGLLSVSAGENVVRLVPPLVLTDADIAAGVAMIRRGAARCRPSLAKVAAK; encoded by the coding sequence ATGATCCCCGCTTTGATGCCGACCTACAACCGCGCTGACCTCGCCTTCGAGCGGGGCGAGGGCGCCTGGCTGTGGACGGCGGATGGGCGACGATTCCTCGATTTCGGGTCGGGCATCTCCACCTCCTCGCTTGGCCACGGCCACCCGCACCTGACCGCGGCGATCGCTGAGCAGGCGCGCAAGGTGATGCACGTCTCCAATCTCTACCGGGTGCCCCAGGCCGAGACGCTGGCGCAGCGTCTGGTGGCGGCGACCTTCGCCGACAGCGTGTTCTTCTGCAACTCGGGCGCGGAAGCGAACGAGGGCATGGTGAAGATGATGCGCCGCGCCATGCACGAGACCGGCCGGCCGGAACGCTACCGGGTGCTCTGCTTCGAAGGCGCCTTCCACGGCCGCACCCTTGCGATGCTGGCCGCCACCGGGAAGGAGAAATACCTGCACGGCTTCGGCCCGCAGGTGGACGGCTTCGACCACGTGCCGTTCAACAACCTCAACGCGGTGCGCGACGCCATTGGGCCGCAGACCGCCGGCATCCTGGTCGAGCCGGTGCAGGGCGAGGGCGGCATCCGCACCGCCCACCTGCAGTTCCTGCGCGACCTGCGCAGCACCTGCGATGAATTCGGCCTGCTGCTCGGACTGGACGAGGTGCAGTGCGGCATGGGCCGCACCGGCAAGCTGTTCGCGCATCAATGGGCGGGCATCGAGCCCGACGTGATTTCCGCCGCCAAGGGCATCGCCGGCGGCTTCCCGATGGGGGCGATCCTGGCGAAGGAGCACGTCGCCAAGTACCTGACCGCCGGCAGCCATGGCACCACCTTCGGCGGCAACCCGCTGGCCTGCGCCGCCGCCAACGCCGTGCTGGACGTGATGCTGGCTCCGGGCTTCCTCGACGAGGTGACCCGCAAGGGGCAGGTGCTGTGGGATGCCCTGTCCGCTGTCGTGCGGGAAGAGCCCGAGGTGTTCGAGGAGGTGCGCGGCGCCGGCCTGATCCAGGGGCTGAAATGCGTGGTGCCCGCCGGCGAAGTGCAGGCGGCCTTCATGGCCGAGGGGCTGCTGTCGGTGAGCGCCGGCGAGAATGTGGTCCGGCTGGTGCCGCCTTTGGTGCTGACCGATGCGGATATCGCGGCCGGAGTCGCGATGATCCGGCGAGGGGCTGCAAGATGCCGGCCCTCTCTGGCCAAGGTGGCCGCGAAGTGA
- a CDS encoding RecX family transcriptional regulator, with protein MRKPDTGSPASPPPDEAALHEAALAHLARYATTRTGLTRVLDRRVDRWARTAAPDVAEAARPALRETVRAVVARLAAAGVVDDAAFAEARARSLARSGRSRRAIAAHLAARGVGSDMTEAALPDAPDAELAAALACARRRRIGPFRPEGTVADPKREFGVLARAGFSHDIAARALASDPETAEALVAALRRG; from the coding sequence ATGCGGAAACCCGACACCGGCTCCCCTGCTTCCCCGCCCCCCGACGAAGCCGCGCTGCATGAGGCGGCGCTCGCCCATCTGGCCCGCTACGCAACCACGCGGACGGGCCTGACGCGCGTGCTCGACCGCCGGGTGGACCGTTGGGCCCGCACGGCCGCCCCGGACGTGGCCGAGGCCGCCCGCCCGGCGCTGCGCGAGACGGTGCGCGCGGTGGTGGCGCGGCTGGCCGCCGCCGGGGTGGTGGACGACGCCGCCTTCGCCGAGGCCCGCGCCCGCAGCCTCGCCCGCAGCGGACGGTCGCGCCGCGCCATCGCAGCCCATCTCGCCGCGCGGGGCGTCGGCAGCGACATGACCGAAGCGGCGTTGCCCGACGCCCCCGATGCCGAACTCGCGGCGGCCCTGGCCTGCGCGCGGCGCCGCCGCATCGGGCCGTTCCGGCCGGAAGGCACGGTGGCGGATCCGAAGCGGGAATTCGGCGTGCTGGCCCGCGCGGGATTTTCCCATGACATCGCCGCGCGCGCGCTCGCCAGCGATCCGGAGACGGCCGAGGCCCTGGTCGCCGCGTTGCGCCGCGGCTGA
- a CDS encoding methyl-accepting chemotaxis protein has protein sequence MNAFGEAAQARAHQRLNMASAGLTDAAGAFAVERGLTAGLLAANGAANPAARTTMATARARGETALRQALDGLVAMGGGPDPAPLQAAHARLEALRGDVDRALAGDRAGAPAPAVWFAAATAQIEAAVALRRGLDAAADVEGRVTRLVAVRDRLGEMSEYAGRQRGSLNGLISAGAVASLEQVLAAVTAEGRIDGAWAQARALLIDASSPLQAKVSAAEQSWYRDFAPMRRQVLAAALQGTPWPVAAPEWFAGASRGIDALLQAQAQAGEDIAALLATQRAAGETGATWHLVILVAAVLLVAVLGWYVLRRIVRPLRETTNVIERLAQGDLETEVPAASSQDEVGRLLIATAHFRTTAREARALTETQAKLRAEAESARVAALQEMGQMVEEIGARAIATVRGKADDLAAVAERLQGGAATVADATGLARADADAARARTDAGAAAAAELTASIREIATQMDRAAGASRNAVTCGVRAQEVFTALETSVREIGEVAGLINEIAGRTNLLALNATIEAARAGEAGRGFAVVAGEVKALALETARSTGRITRRIATIEEHSRAASGAMASITASVAELDTVASAVAAAVEQQSAATAGIAEAVRDANAAAGRAASRMAEAAEGTLHSMQTCGEVNEIAHVVAGSVGEMKTSLVSVLQARIRDLDRRADRRQTVRMPARLEHAGGTCQGTLVDLSLGGARLEPAAGTGPAPAAGALGRLIAEGLPPLSVTLVQRTARSLHLRFDFADAAEKARVQAALAGPMGRAA, from the coding sequence GTGAACGCCTTCGGCGAGGCCGCGCAGGCTCGGGCGCACCAACGCCTCAATATGGCGAGCGCCGGGCTGACCGACGCGGCCGGGGCGTTCGCGGTCGAGCGCGGCCTGACCGCCGGGCTGCTTGCCGCCAACGGGGCCGCCAACCCGGCGGCACGGACCACGATGGCCACGGCGCGTGCCCGCGGCGAGACGGCGCTGCGGCAGGCTTTGGACGGGCTTGTGGCCATGGGGGGTGGGCCGGATCCGGCACCGCTGCAGGCGGCCCACGCCCGCCTCGAGGCATTGCGCGGCGATGTCGACCGCGCCCTGGCCGGTGACCGGGCGGGCGCACCCGCGCCGGCCGTCTGGTTCGCCGCGGCGACTGCGCAGATCGAGGCGGCGGTGGCGCTGCGCCGCGGCCTGGATGCCGCGGCCGATGTCGAGGGGCGGGTGACCCGCCTGGTGGCGGTGCGCGACCGGCTGGGGGAAATGAGCGAATATGCCGGCCGGCAGCGAGGCTCGCTGAACGGCCTGATCAGTGCCGGGGCGGTGGCATCGCTGGAGCAGGTGCTGGCGGCGGTGACCGCGGAAGGCCGGATCGACGGCGCCTGGGCCCAGGCCAGGGCCTTGCTGATCGACGCCTCGTCGCCGCTGCAGGCGAAGGTGAGCGCGGCGGAACAGTCCTGGTACCGCGATTTCGCGCCGATGCGGCGGCAGGTGCTGGCGGCTGCCCTGCAGGGGACGCCCTGGCCGGTCGCCGCGCCCGAATGGTTCGCCGGGGCGAGCCGCGGGATCGATGCCCTGTTGCAGGCGCAGGCGCAGGCCGGCGAGGACATCGCCGCGCTGCTGGCGACACAGCGCGCCGCCGGCGAGACCGGCGCCACGTGGCACCTGGTGATCCTGGTGGCCGCGGTGCTGCTGGTGGCGGTGCTCGGCTGGTACGTGCTGCGCCGGATCGTGCGCCCGCTGCGCGAGACCACCAACGTGATCGAGCGCCTCGCGCAGGGCGATCTGGAGACCGAGGTGCCGGCGGCCAGCAGCCAGGACGAGGTCGGCCGGCTGCTGATCGCCACGGCGCATTTCCGCACCACCGCCCGCGAGGCGCGGGCACTGACCGAGACCCAGGCGAAACTGCGGGCCGAGGCCGAATCCGCCCGGGTGGCGGCGCTGCAGGAAATGGGCCAGATGGTCGAGGAGATCGGGGCCCGCGCCATCGCCACGGTCCGCGGCAAGGCCGACGACCTCGCCGCGGTGGCCGAGCGCCTGCAGGGCGGCGCCGCGACGGTGGCGGATGCGACCGGGCTCGCCCGGGCCGATGCCGATGCGGCGCGGGCGCGCACCGACGCCGGGGCGGCGGCGGCGGCGGAACTGACCGCCTCGATCCGCGAGATCGCGACCCAGATGGACCGCGCCGCCGGGGCAAGCCGCAACGCGGTCACCTGCGGCGTGCGGGCGCAGGAGGTGTTCACCGCCCTCGAGACCAGCGTCCGCGAGATCGGCGAGGTTGCCGGCCTGATCAACGAAATTGCCGGCCGCACCAATCTGCTGGCGCTGAACGCGACCATCGAGGCGGCCCGTGCCGGCGAGGCCGGGCGCGGCTTCGCGGTGGTGGCGGGCGAGGTGAAGGCGCTGGCCCTGGAGACCGCGCGCAGCACCGGGCGGATCACCCGCCGCATCGCCACGATCGAGGAACATAGTCGCGCGGCCAGCGGCGCCATGGCCAGCATCACCGCCTCGGTGGCCGAACTCGATACCGTCGCCAGCGCGGTTGCCGCCGCGGTGGAGCAGCAATCCGCCGCCACCGCCGGCATTGCCGAGGCGGTCCGCGACGCCAACGCCGCGGCTGGCCGGGCCGCCAGCCGCATGGCCGAGGCCGCAGAGGGAACCTTGCATTCGATGCAGACCTGCGGCGAGGTGAACGAGATCGCCCATGTGGTGGCAGGCAGCGTGGGCGAGATGAAGACCTCGCTGGTCTCGGTGCTGCAGGCGCGCATCCGGGACCTGGATCGCCGGGCGGACCGTCGCCAGACGGTGCGGATGCCGGCGCGCCTGGAACATGCCGGCGGGACCTGCCAGGGGACGCTGGTGGATCTGTCGCTCGGTGGCGCCCGGCTGGAACCTGCGGCCGGCACCGGCCCCGCTCCCGCGGCCGGTGCCCTGGGGCGGCTGATCGCCGAGGGCCTGCCGCCCCTGTCCGTGACACTGGTGCAACGCACCGCCAGGTCGCTGCACCTGCGGTTCGACTTCGCCGACGCGGCCGAGAAGGCGCGGGTGCAGGCGGCTCTGGCCGGGCCGATGGGGCGCGCCGCCTGA
- a CDS encoding amidase, which yields MTAPWWLTASGAARAFSRRLVSPVELVQALLDRIAALDPHLHGFVRVDAEAALAAARAAAEEIAAGRVRGPLHGVPVGIEDLIDIAGLPTTCASRLRLDHVASADAACVAKLRAAGAILLGKLTTHEFGLAGPDADGPFPSARNPWSPAHHAGGAGVGLAAGLFPLAVAADHAGGVRHPAAACGVVGLKPSAGLVSRRGVVPVSFTCGQVGPMARTVADVALLLDALAGHDPLDPGSVVPPRRNFAAMLGRGAAGLRIGFVRHFHERDLTADAATAAALEQVLRTLAQEGAEAREVTLPPLADFTVVGGVLTAGEAWAVHQPWLRARPGEYGRPARRFLMTGAFLGAGDYVAAQSRRRHLITAVEAVLREVDVLLCAALPEPAGASCDALMPFNVTGHPALTMPAGLSPSGMPVSVQFVGRYFEEATLLRAAGAWERAAGTDALHPSSA from the coding sequence ATGACTGCGCCCTGGTGGCTGACGGCCTCCGGCGCCGCGCGCGCCTTCTCGCGTCGGCTGGTCTCGCCTGTGGAGCTGGTGCAGGCGCTGCTCGACCGCATCGCCGCCCTGGATCCCCATCTGCATGGCTTCGTGCGAGTGGACGCCGAGGCGGCCTTGGCGGCTGCACGGGCGGCCGCGGAGGAGATCGCGGCGGGACGGGTACGCGGCCCCCTTCACGGCGTGCCGGTCGGCATCGAGGATCTGATCGACATCGCCGGGTTGCCCACGACCTGCGCCTCGCGCCTGCGGCTCGATCATGTCGCTTCCGCCGATGCGGCCTGTGTCGCGAAGCTGCGCGCGGCCGGAGCCATCTTGCTGGGCAAGCTGACGACGCATGAATTCGGGCTCGCCGGTCCGGACGCCGACGGGCCGTTCCCGTCGGCTCGCAATCCGTGGAGCCCGGCGCATCATGCCGGCGGGGCGGGTGTGGGGCTGGCGGCGGGGTTGTTCCCGCTGGCGGTGGCGGCCGACCATGCCGGTGGGGTGCGGCATCCGGCCGCTGCCTGCGGCGTGGTCGGCCTGAAGCCCAGTGCCGGCCTGGTGTCCCGGCGCGGGGTGGTCCCGGTGTCGTTCACCTGCGGCCAGGTCGGGCCGATGGCGCGGACGGTAGCGGATGTGGCGCTGCTGCTGGATGCGCTCGCCGGCCACGATCCGCTGGATCCGGGCAGCGTCGTGCCGCCGCGGCGCAATTTCGCGGCCATGCTGGGGCGCGGGGCCGCGGGGCTGCGCATCGGCTTCGTCCGCCATTTCCACGAGCGCGACCTGACAGCGGATGCGGCAACGGCGGCGGCGCTGGAACAGGTGCTGCGCACCCTGGCGCAGGAGGGGGCGGAGGCGCGCGAGGTCACGCTGCCGCCGCTGGCCGATTTCACGGTGGTGGGTGGCGTGCTGACCGCCGGCGAGGCATGGGCGGTCCACCAGCCCTGGCTGCGCGCGCGGCCGGGCGAGTACGGGCGGCCGGCGCGGCGGTTCCTGATGACCGGTGCGTTCCTGGGGGCAGGGGACTACGTGGCCGCGCAAAGCCGGCGGCGCCACCTGATCACCGCGGTCGAGGCGGTGCTGCGCGAGGTGGATGTGTTGCTGTGCGCCGCCTTGCCGGAGCCGGCCGGAGCGTCCTGCGATGCGTTGATGCCCTTCAACGTGACCGGGCATCCGGCGCTGACCATGCCGGCCGGGCTGTCCCCGAGCGGCATGCCGGTGTCCGTGCAATTCGTCGGCCGGTATTTCGAGGAAGCCACGCTGTTGCGGGCGGCCGGTGCCTGGGAACGGGCAGCGGGGACGGACGCACTGCATCCATCATCTGCCTGA
- a CDS encoding CHAP domain-containing protein, with protein MSRRSLAWRTFSLVPLLLAGLLSACASSRSVTGPNVAATSRHPGITCAPFARALSGIEIYGDAADWWDAAAGRYERSSQPEIGAVLILRRSSRLNAGHAAVVSRVLGPRQVHVIQANWVPDELAEDQLAIDVSPRNDWSAVRMWWPPTNTLGIRVYPAYGFILPPGPTTHDALRRNARPAARLALQARYLRTPSRARSYGG; from the coding sequence ATGTCCCGCAGATCCTTGGCCTGGCGCACATTCTCCCTGGTCCCCCTGCTGCTGGCGGGGCTGCTGTCGGCCTGCGCCTCGTCACGCTCCGTCACCGGCCCCAATGTCGCCGCGACCAGCCGCCATCCCGGCATCACCTGCGCCCCCTTCGCCCGCGCGCTCTCCGGCATCGAGATCTACGGCGACGCCGCCGACTGGTGGGACGCCGCCGCCGGCCGCTACGAGCGCAGCTCCCAGCCGGAAATCGGCGCCGTGCTGATCCTGCGCCGTTCCAGCCGGCTGAACGCCGGCCATGCCGCGGTGGTGTCGCGGGTGCTGGGACCGCGTCAGGTGCATGTCATCCAGGCCAACTGGGTGCCGGACGAACTGGCCGAGGATCAGCTCGCCATCGACGTGTCACCCCGCAACGACTGGAGCGCGGTGCGCATGTGGTGGCCGCCCACCAACACGCTCGGCATCCGCGTCTATCCGGCCTACGGCTTCATTCTGCCACCCGGCCCCACCACGCATGACGCGCTGCGCCGCAACGCCAGGCCGGCCGCGCGGCTGGCCCTGCAGGCCCGCTATCTGCGCACCCCGTCCCGGGCGCGGTCCTATGGCGGGTGA
- a CDS encoding twin-arginine translocase TatA/TatE family subunit, which yields MGSFSIWHWLVVLLVVLLLFGSGKVSNLMGDFAKGIKAFKKNMADESDASMEASAEQKPAGSIPGPTATQAGSAQPHTTQKV from the coding sequence ATGGGTAGCTTCAGCATCTGGCATTGGCTCGTCGTGCTGCTGGTCGTCCTGCTGCTGTTCGGCAGCGGCAAGGTCAGCAACCTGATGGGTGACTTCGCAAAGGGCATCAAGGCGTTCAAGAAGAACATGGCGGACGAGTCCGACGCCTCGATGGAAGCCAGCGCCGAGCAGAAGCCGGCCGGCTCGATTCCCGGCCCCACCGCCACCCAGGCCGGCAGCGCGCAGCCGCACACGACGCAAAAGGTCTGA
- the mtnC gene encoding acireductone synthase: protein MLPLVAVVTSLEGTTTPLSFIRDVLFPLARERFPAFLQAHEDDPVVLAELAEVRRMAPGRPELQTLLHWTDRDSKARPLKVLQGMIWREAYGAGGLVCAIYPDVPPALRRWAAAGLRLYSFSHGSTEAQRLIFGHSPAGDLSGLFRGCFDTRVGNKREPESFSRLAIGMGLPPAEILYLSNDEAELDAAATAGMRTCQVLRNDAPPVEQHPSATDFPAVAALMGLPTP from the coding sequence GTGTTGCCGCTCGTCGCGGTCGTGACCAGCCTCGAGGGCACGACCACGCCGCTCAGCTTCATCCGCGACGTTCTGTTCCCGCTCGCGCGCGAGCGCTTCCCTGCCTTTTTGCAGGCGCACGAAGACGACCCGGTGGTGCTCGCCGAACTGGCCGAAGTGCGCCGCATGGCGCCGGGACGGCCGGAACTGCAGACCCTGCTGCACTGGACCGACCGGGATTCCAAGGCGCGGCCCCTGAAGGTGCTGCAGGGGATGATCTGGCGGGAAGCCTACGGCGCGGGCGGACTCGTCTGCGCCATCTATCCCGACGTGCCGCCGGCCCTGCGCCGCTGGGCCGCCGCCGGATTGCGGCTTTATTCCTTCTCCCACGGCTCGACCGAGGCGCAGCGGCTGATCTTCGGCCACAGCCCCGCCGGCGACCTGTCGGGCTTGTTCCGCGGCTGCTTCGACACCCGCGTGGGCAACAAGCGCGAGCCCGAGAGCTTTTCCCGCCTCGCCATCGGCATGGGACTGCCCCCGGCGGAGATCCTCTATCTCTCCAACGACGAGGCAGAGCTGGACGCCGCGGCGACCGCGGGCATGCGCACCTGCCAGGTGCTGCGCAACGATGCGCCCCCGGTGGAACAGCATCCCAGCGCAACGGATTTTCCCGCCGTGGCGGCGCTGATGGGGCTGCCGACGCCCTGA
- a CDS encoding SDR family oxidoreductase, which produces MSELVPSRVAVITGASSGIGLCTARLFATRGWRVGLIARGAEGLAEAAAQIRAAGGDVATAEADVADSAALDRATTTIEAALGPVTLWINNAGASFYGRFLDITEEEFHRVLHTTLLGTVNGTRIALQRMSPRQHGTIINVGSAVAYRGTPLQAPYSAAKFGVRGFTEAIRSELIHDRSPIHLGIVHPPSVNTPFFSHAGARMAGEPRPLPPVYQPEIIADAIWLAATERRREIRITGSTLQLSWLDKLAPGLADRLMAVIGFPAQRTTNEEVQRLRDPALFHPPTTSALVHGPFGREAFASSAQMWGEHHRLAVAVGLAVFATLLVPRRIGLRRR; this is translated from the coding sequence ATGTCCGAGCTCGTGCCGAGCCGCGTCGCCGTCATCACCGGAGCCTCCTCGGGCATCGGCCTGTGCACCGCCCGGCTGTTCGCCACCCGCGGCTGGCGCGTCGGCCTGATCGCCCGCGGGGCCGAGGGACTCGCGGAAGCCGCCGCACAGATCCGTGCCGCCGGCGGCGATGTCGCCACCGCCGAGGCCGACGTCGCCGACAGCGCCGCACTCGATCGCGCCACCACCACGATCGAAGCGGCGCTCGGCCCGGTCACGCTCTGGATCAACAACGCCGGGGCCAGCTTCTACGGACGGTTCCTCGACATCACCGAAGAAGAGTTCCACCGGGTCCTGCACACCACCCTGCTCGGCACCGTCAACGGCACGCGCATCGCCCTGCAGCGCATGAGCCCGCGCCAGCACGGCACCATCATCAACGTCGGATCGGCCGTGGCCTATCGCGGCACCCCCCTGCAGGCGCCCTACTCCGCCGCCAAGTTCGGCGTGCGTGGCTTTACCGAGGCGATCCGCAGCGAACTGATCCACGACCGCAGCCCGATCCACCTGGGCATCGTCCACCCGCCCAGCGTCAACACCCCCTTCTTCAGCCATGCCGGCGCCCGCATGGCCGGCGAACCACGCCCGCTGCCACCGGTCTACCAGCCCGAGATCATCGCCGACGCAATCTGGCTCGCCGCCACCGAACGCCGGCGGGAAATCCGGATCACCGGCAGCACCCTGCAACTCTCCTGGCTCGACAAGCTGGCGCCCGGCCTGGCCGACCGGCTCATGGCCGTGATCGGCTTTCCCGCCCAGCGCACCACGAACGAGGAAGTGCAGCGCCTGCGCGACCCCGCGCTGTTCCATCCCCCCACCACCTCCGCCCTGGTACACGGGCCGTTCGGCCGCGAGGCCTTCGCCAGCAGCGCCCAGATGTGGGGTGAACACCACCGCCTCGCCGTCGCCGTGGGGCTCGCCGTGTTCGCCACCCTGCTCGTCCCGCGCCGCATCGGGCTGCGCCGGAGATGA
- a CDS encoding DUF6496 domain-containing protein — translation MAKQSDAQKETVGRVMHEFKHGELESGRTGRKVRNPRQAIAIALSEAGASREQDEGKRQRGAKARR, via the coding sequence ATGGCGAAGCAGAGCGATGCCCAGAAGGAGACGGTCGGTCGCGTGATGCACGAGTTCAAGCATGGCGAGCTGGAAAGTGGCCGCACCGGCCGGAAGGTGCGCAATCCCCGGCAGGCGATCGCGATCGCGCTGAGCGAGGCCGGTGCGTCGCGCGAGCAGGACGAGGGCAAGCGGCAGAGGGGTGCCAAGGCGAGGCGCTGA